GAAGCGTGAGCGCCATCTCAGCGAGCGGCACCAGGCGCCGCCGCCTCCCACGCGCCGGTTGAAGGCGCTCCAGCGCCAACCCCAGAAGAATCGCATCCAGGCTCATCAACTGTGCCCAGGCCGACCGAATCCGTTCGTCCGAGAGCACCTCGGTGATCAGGTCGATTCCCAGCCGGCTCGAACCCAGAGGTTCGTCGGTTGCCAGCGGCAGCCGGGCCAGCCAGGCGCGAGCGAGCGTGCCCAGGGATTCTGCGGGCGTAAGGCCGGGTTGGTGGTGGGGGAGGGCGGGAGCCCGCTCGGCCAGGTCGGCGAGCACTCCGAAGTAGAGGGCCCGCTTGCCGGAGAAGTTGCTGTAGACGGCGCCCCGGGTCAGATCGGCCCGTTCGGCAATCGCGTCAACCTTCGCGTCACGAAAACCTCGCTCCAGGAACTCTGCTTGAGCCGCCGCCAGCACCCTGGCCCGGTTGCGCTCCTGAATCTGCCCTCGCGTGAGGCGGCCCATCCAAGACTCCGTTCGGTTTGACCACGATTAAGATACAGCTATCATTCTGATGATCCCATCATTTGAACCTCAGAATGGAGCCAGTGGTGAGCGAAGCGGTCGACACGAAACAGGTCCCACAGATCAATCTCGCAGACCCGGCCGTTCTGGCCGACCCCTTCACGGCGTACGGGCGGGTGCGCGAGATTGCCCCGGTCGCCCAACTCGTGGCGACAGGCATGGGGCCGATGTGGGCGATCCTGCGCCACCAGGAGGCCCGGGCCATGCTCGCCGACAAGAGGTTCGAGCTCAACTCCAAAAGCTACATGCGGCCCGACGTGCCCGAGTCCTGCCTGCGCTACATGAGAACTATGAGTGAGATGGAAGGACCGGAGCACGCCAGGCTCCGCAAGTTGGTGTCGCCGTCGTTCACCGCGCGCCGGGCCGCCGAGTTCCGGCCCCGGATCCAGCCCCTCGTCGACCGGCTGCTGGACGAGCTGCCCGAACACGCCGAAGGTGGCTCGGTCGACCTGCTCGAACACCTTGCCCGGCCGCTGCCCGTCGACGTGATCTGTGAGCTGGTCGGCGTCCCGGAGCCCGACCGCACCCGGTGGCGGACCTACGGGACTGCAGTCGCGTCCGGCTGGGGCGAAGCGTTCACCGAAGCCATCCCCGCCATCATGGAGGGCGCCAGGGCCGCCATCGGGCATCGCACCGCCGAGCCGGCGGACGACCTGTTGTCCGAGCTCATCCGGACCCAGGCCGAAGACGGCGACCGGCTCCACGCCGACGAGGTTGTGACCCTGGTCTGGCACCTGGTCCTGGGAGGGCAGACGCCGGCCAACCTCATCGTCAACGGGCTGGAGGCCCTGTTCACCCACCCGGATCAGCTGCGCGCGCTTCGGGAGGACCCGGCTCTGATGCCGGGTGCGGTCGAGGAGCTGGTGCGCTGGTGCGGGCCGCAGCTCCTCACAATTCCCCGCTACGCGCAGGAGGACGTGGAGGTAGCCGGCGCTCGGGTGAACAAAGGTGACGCGGTCACGGCATCTCTCGCCGCGGTGAATCGCGATCACCGTGCCTTCGTGGACCCGGAACGGTTCGACGTCGGCCGGCCGGTGGGGACGGTGGGCAACCTCGGGTTCGGCCACGGACCGCATTTCTGCCTCGGAGCTGCGCTGGCCCGGGTGGAGACCGACGTGGTTCTGACAACGCTGCTCCGCCGTTTCCCCGGGCTGAAGCTCGCGGTTCCGGCCGGCGAGCTCCGGCGCACACCGGACCCCGGCACCTGGCGGCTAACCTCGCTGCCGGTAGCCCTGTCCTAGGGCTCTCGGGGCGAGCAGGGCTGGTTCCACCGTTCGATGACCGGCGTCTCCCGTTCGTAGGAGAGGATCGACACCGACGCGGGGTCCAAAGCCAGGTGGCGGCCGTTGATCGCATCGAAGCCGCACCAGCGGGCGGTCAGTATCCGTAACTGGTGGCCGTGGCCGAAGAGCACCGTCCGGCCTCCCGAAGAGCGGACCAGCTCGATCACCCGGTCGGCCCGCACGCCCACCTGTTCGACAGTCTCGCCCTTTGGGATCTCGGCGTCCCACACGGTCCAGCCGGGCAAGGTCTTTCGGACCTCTTTGGTCGTCAGTCCCTCGTAAACTCCGTAGTTCCACTCCCTCAGGTCGTCGTTGGGCCGGAGAACTTCGCCCACGCCGGCCAGTTCGGCCGTCTCGGCCGCCCTGGACGAGGGGCTCGTCAAAGCCAGGTCGAAATCGATGCCCTTCAGGGTCTCTCCGGCGCAGCGGGCCTGCTCCCGGCCCCGGTCGGTAAGCGGGATGTCGGCCCTGCCGGTGTGCTGCCCGGAGATGCTCCACGCAGTTTCCCCGTGCCTGACCAGGAATACCTCGACGGCGGCCGTCACTAAGCCAGCCGGGCGGCCGCGCGCCGCTGGGTGAGCGACGGCCGCATCGCAGCAAAGCCACAGGCGACGGCGACGAGCCCGTATGCGACCCAGCGTCCCGTCCCGAGCCCGGCGTAGGAGGCAAGCTCCCGGATGTTGGTGATGAAGAGCAGGCCCCCGACCGCAACGCCCAGCCCTCGGGCCGGGATGAACTTGATGGACCACGCTGCGATGGGGGCCGCAAGAACCCCTCCGGCGAGCATGGCGACAACCACCGCAAGGTTGATGCCCCCGCCCCCGACCGAGGCCAGCAGCGATCCGGAGGCAACCACCGCAACCGCAACCTCGGCCGTGTTGACCGACCCGATTGCGTACCTGGGAGCGACGCCCCGCTGGAGCAGGAACGGGGTGACGACCGGCCCCCAGGCTCCGACGAGCCCGTTGGTCACTCCGCCGGCGCCGGCCACCAGCAACGTCCCTTTTTCGTCGTACTTCAGGCTCTCGCCCGCAACCCGGTCCTGGTCGGCCGACTTCGGGGGGAGGGCCCGGCTGAATCGCCAGAGGATCCGTCCGGCCATGATCAGCAGGATTCCGGTCAGAACCGGTTTCAACTGGTCACCGTCGATGTTGGCCAGGATGGTGACTCCGATAAGCGCACCGATCGAGCCGGGTATCGCCAGGCGCAGAACCAGACGGCGATCGATGTTGTCGAACCGCCAATGGGAGATGGCGGCAGTCACCCCGGTGGCGACTTTGGCCAGGTTGACCGTGGTCGAGACCGCCGCAGGCGAGAGGCCGGTTCC
The sequence above is a segment of the Actinomycetota bacterium genome. Coding sequences within it:
- a CDS encoding cytochrome P450; its protein translation is MSEAVDTKQVPQINLADPAVLADPFTAYGRVREIAPVAQLVATGMGPMWAILRHQEARAMLADKRFELNSKSYMRPDVPESCLRYMRTMSEMEGPEHARLRKLVSPSFTARRAAEFRPRIQPLVDRLLDELPEHAEGGSVDLLEHLARPLPVDVICELVGVPEPDRTRWRTYGTAVASGWGEAFTEAIPAIMEGARAAIGHRTAEPADDLLSELIRTQAEDGDRLHADEVVTLVWHLVLGGQTPANLIVNGLEALFTHPDQLRALREDPALMPGAVEELVRWCGPQLLTIPRYAQEDVEVAGARVNKGDAVTASLAAVNRDHRAFVDPERFDVGRPVGTVGNLGFGHGPHFCLGAALARVETDVVLTTLLRRFPGLKLAVPAGELRRTPDPGTWRLTSLPVALS
- a CDS encoding histidine phosphatase family protein, which produces MTAAVEVFLVRHGETAWSISGQHTGRADIPLTDRGREQARCAGETLKGIDFDLALTSPSSRAAETAELAGVGEVLRPNDDLREWNYGVYEGLTTKEVRKTLPGWTVWDAEIPKGETVEQVGVRADRVIELVRSSGGRTVLFGHGHQLRILTARWCGFDAINGRHLALDPASVSILSYERETPVIERWNQPCSPREP
- a CDS encoding sulfite exporter TauE/SafE family protein, with translation MDELVIVFLAGFIASFVDGALGMGFGPASSSILLGTGLSPAAVSTTVNLAKVATGVTAAISHWRFDNIDRRLVLRLAIPGSIGALIGVTILANIDGDQLKPVLTGILLIMAGRILWRFSRALPPKSADQDRVAGESLKYDEKGTLLVAGAGGVTNGLVGAWGPVVTPFLLQRGVAPRYAIGSVNTAEVAVAVVASGSLLASVGGGGINLAVVVAMLAGGVLAAPIAAWSIKFIPARGLGVAVGGLLFITNIRELASYAGLGTGRWVAYGLVAVACGFAAMRPSLTQRRAAARLA